One Capsicum annuum cultivar UCD-10X-F1 chromosome 2, UCD10Xv1.1, whole genome shotgun sequence genomic window carries:
- the LOC107859465 gene encoding anthocyanidin 3-O-glucosyltransferase 2, with product MTRKAHLVFIPSPGAGHLISAVEIAKLILNRDERLCISVLIMKLPMDFGIQSYIESLSSTPRLQFVDITVDDETAAVFLSNEETFFMNFIQAHKPKVRDLLTNSSFSRSNYRLAGFVLDMFCTSMKDVANEFNIPTYIFFTSSAGFLALCFHFESLKKEHHIDTSKYRDSDEELAIPGFKNPYPAKLLPRLATDQTVVTTMFFDLFTRFKETKGIIVNTFAELEPFALQSLSAPQIYPVGPAVNLKEEGHVRNSQSETESIKKWLDEQPESSVVFLCFGSMGSFDTQQIKEIAVALECSGHRFLWSLRRPPPKGKLELPSNYEDFQQVLPQGFIERTNGVGKVIGWAPQVAILSHPAVGGFVSHCGWNSVLESLCFGVPIAAWPMYAEQQLNAFELVQELELTVEIRMDYFKDFHGKDEHVDIVGAKEIESGIRQLMAGGDENEIRIKAKEMKEKSSAAMKEGGSSYASLGLLIKDVISNIS from the coding sequence ATGACTAGGAAAGCACATCTTGTTTTCATTCCTTCTCCGGGAGCCGGTCATCTCATCTCCGCTGTTGAAATTGCAAAGCTCATTCTCAACAGAGATGAGAGACTATGCATCTCTGTCCTCATCATGAAACTTCCTATGGACTTTGGCATTCAATCCTACATCGAATCTCTCTCTTCTACACCCCGCTTGCAGTTCGTTGACATCACCGTTGACGATGAAACTGCTGCTGTGTTCTTGTCAAATGAAGAGACCTTCTTCATGAACTTCATTCAAGCTCACAAACCTAAAGTAAGAGATCTTTTGACTAATTCGAGCTTTTCTAGATCCAATTATCGGCTTGCGGGCTTCGTTCTTGACATGTTTTGCACCTCTATGAAAGACGTGGCAAACGAATTTAATATTCCCACTTACATTTTCTTCACCTCAAGTGCTGGTTTCCTTGCTCTCTGTTTTCATTTCGAGTCCCTAAAAAAAGAACATCACATAGACACTTCCAAGTATCGGGATTCCGATGAAGAGTTAGCAATCCCTGGTTTTAAAAATCCGTATCCTGCGAAACTCCTGCCTAGATTGGCAACAGATCAAACAGTCGTGACGACCATGTTCTTCGATTTGTTTACTCGCTTTAAGGAGACAAAGGGTATCATTGTCAACACCTTCGCTGAGCTAGAACCATTTGCTCTCCAGTCTCTTTCAGCTCCGCAGATTTATCCAGTTGGTCCAGCGGTGAATCTTAAAGAGGAGGGACACGTTCGAAACAGCCAATCCGAAACTGAAAGCATCAAAAAATGGTTGGATGAGCAGCCAGAGTCATCTGTGGTGTTTTTGTGCTTCGGCAGCATGGGAAGCTTTGATACTCAACAGATCAAAGAAATAGCAGTTGCACTAGAATGTAGCGGTCACAGGTTCTTATGGTCCTTACGAAGACCTCCACCAAAGGGGAAACTCGAGCTGCCTAGTAATTACGAGGATTTTCAGCAAGTGCTACCACAAGGGTTTATTGAAAGGACAAATGGGGTTGGGAAAGTGATAGGATGGGCACCTCAAGTGGCAATACTGTCTCATCCCGCAGTGGGTGGATTTGTATCTCATTGTGGATGGAATTCTGTACTAGAAAGCTTGTGTTTCGGGGTCCCGATAGCCGCTTGGCCCATGTACGCTGAACAGCAGTTGAATGCGTTCGAGTTGGTTCAAGAATTGGAGCTGACAGTGGAGATCCGTATGGACTATTTCAAGGACTTTCACGGGAAAGATGAGCATGTCGACATTGTGGGCGCGAAGGAAATTGAAAGTGGCATTCGACAGCTGATGGCAGGGGGCGACGAGAATGAAATCAGGATAAAGGCGAAGGAGATGAAAGAGAAAAGCAGCGCAGCCATGAAGGAGGGTGGTTCATCCTATGCATCTCTTGGACTTCTAATTAAGGATGTCATTAGTaacatttcttga